ATCGGACCTCGGTGTAACAGTGTAAGTGGCTATCAAACTGTTTATATTTGACTTAAGTGCTTGAGCTTTGTTTTGAAGCGCATCTCCTTATATATCTGATTAAGCCACATTCACACTTCTTCCGACGTTTTACGGAACGTTCAAGTCTCTATAATAtgattttccattatttaacaACACGGCGCCGTCTTCGATTTGGTAAAACGGTGCGAATTTAGGTATATTCACCCGATCAAATCAATTACATTTAGTTTGTTGAAACCAACTAAATTGTTTCATGTTTGATGATCATAACAATGTGTATGTTTGCAGCTTGCCATAGTTCTTCATGAGATTGGTCATACAATCGGCTTTGAGCATGAACATGAGCGACATGACAGAGATGATTACGTCACAATCAACTGGATAAACGTTGAGGCAGAAAATGCTGATGCATTTGAGAAAAAAGACACAATAATGACCGTGCCGTATGATATATACTCAATAATGCATTATGCTAGGGACGTAAGTAATCTGTACGATAGAATAACCAAACAAATCCATAATGAAACATCTGTAAAAGTGATAGATAGAAAAAAAGCGAGTCGTTGTACGGAATTCAGTTGCTATAATTGTATTTCTTAGGTGAACTAAAACCAACTTTTATCTTGATCTTTCTTTTCTAGTTAATTAATTTGACTATAAAATGTTGTATAATCTTAAGAATattcttaattaatttaatataagttaattgatatttcttttttttgtcaGACGTTTACAATCAATGGTTCACCAACAATTTTAACAAATGATCCGTTACTGCAGTACGAGATTGGCAGTGCGCCTACTCCTACTTTTCTTGACAAGAAACTTGCCAACCAAATATATAATTGCAATGGTATGCAGgactataataattaataaaatagcaAGCAATATGACTGGAAATTGatacatataggcctaagaACATAActattaaactctgtctacattatcaaacattatttgacaaaaagtacccgtggaCACGATAACACTACCACAttgcactttttttgtcaaacgaattttatagtgtagacagagttttatacTCCATCGATGAGTTTGCTCTGTAAGTACTTTATTCTTATTAAGTTGAGTTAATCACGATGTGTTTAACTTACAGCTTATTGTGGGTATCGTCGGCCATGTCGGAACGGAGGCTATATCGGTCCTGAGTGCGCATGTCTGTGCCCACCGGGATTTTACGGCCAACAGTGTGAGTTGGGAGCTGCTCAGAAGATCGAAGGTAACTATATCAATACAATTTTAGaagtttgtttataaaatatctaTATAACTAGTTATGtatgtaaatttattatatatactattttctttgaatttgtaaataatttcgCCTATAGAGATCTATTTTCAtgcttctttttcttttcaaacttatttttctttttttatttgcaaTAAAAGTTGTAATATCCATGTCTTTGTATTAACAGGATGTCGATATCAGCTTACTGATCAAACAGGAATTATAGAATCATCGAATTTTCCGAATAACTACGGAAATTGGGAGGATTGTATATGGTATATAAAGGTAGGATATACCTTATAGGCCCTACGtgttttactgttttattttccTTCATAATAAAAACCATGTGCTTCAATTCAGTAAAGAAATCTTTCCATGACGATTGTTGTTCTACTGTATACTATTTTCAACCTCCTTtttgccatgttttttttttctaccaatgaattaaaaattaaaatataaagattaCAGATTTATGgaaatgaatacaaaaatacCTTAGCATAAAAACTCCCAACTGTAATAACTATTTGTTTGAATGATTAATACAACAGGCTCCAAGGGGACAAACAATAACCCTTACGTTCCTGGAATTTGATTTGGAAGATTCGCCATTTTGTCACCGTGATTACCTGGGAATACGAACAAAGAACATGTACAAGGATGAAGGCAATTGGTAAGATTTCATTTGCAGCTCTTTGCAGTACAAATCCAAAAAAATTATTCTTCGCCCTTCTACCAAATCAATGTGAAATATAAATCTGTTATtgttaaaaaacaaatgtttctgATTGAGATTGTCAGTTAAGTTAAAATTGAGGCAAACCAATAACattcaatatttcaaacttCATCTGTtcatattcataaattataaacCAGTGTCAAACGTGTGTAAAAGTGTGTGTTACGAATAGACTCTCACTACTCGCGAAGTTTACTGTCGGCCTATAGATGTTAGCCTGACGAAACTGTCTTGAAACATGTCAGCTTTACACTGATTTTATAATTCGATCTATTATTACTACATGGTAACTATTTCTTAATTATTTACTATGATTAACTATTTATATTGTAAGGTTTTGTGGAAAACGGATCCCATCATCAATTACAACGAAGAGTAACGAGTTAATGCTTCTTTTCATATCAGATTATATGATCAACTCAAAAGGCTTCAAAGCGAAATATCAAATCAACAATTACGTCTCTCAAACAAATGGTTAGCGCATACAAATAACATTGTATTGcttatttaagaaaaa
This is a stretch of genomic DNA from Antedon mediterranea chromosome 3, ecAntMedi1.1, whole genome shotgun sequence. It encodes these proteins:
- the LOC140044020 gene encoding blastula protease 10-like, translated to MIFHYLTTRRRLRFGKTLAIVLHEIGHTIGFEHEHERHDRDDYVTINWINVEAENADAFEKKDTIMTVPYDIYSIMHYARDTFTINGSPTILTNDPLLQYEIGSAPTPTFLDKKLANQIYNCNAYCGYRRPCRNGGYIGPECACLCPPGFYGQQCELGAAQKIEGCRYQLTDQTGIIESSNFPNNYGNWEDCIWYIKAPRGQTITLTFLEFDLEDSPFCHRDYLGIRTKNMYKDEGNWFCGKRIPSSITTKSNELMLLFISDYMINSKGFKAKYQINNYVSQTNG